The following proteins are co-located in the Argopecten irradians isolate NY chromosome 9, Ai_NY, whole genome shotgun sequence genome:
- the LOC138331998 gene encoding cilia- and flagella-associated protein 251-like yields MADEAGQSAPVTQEEEQKQDEIVTEPAKEGEAQEEKSEETEAKVEETQQQQETEKVDAEPPTEQAGTTEETPQDVNENAGGTQEEGKEGEQQQESNADLPTEQTVQETTEVTGEEGQVQKEASEIEQENKPAPTEKDEETVQETVAEEGEKLVPVFTTDTSMDADQPKPSEVSEQAPTEAPQEPSTTEAPTEAPTEAPAPTTEASKEPTQTEVSQQQSETAAPPEVTSPPTREKTLSPPPPTETMGTMSTQQEPQREAVIPDAPQIPVIEREPSQIEGTMSNTALNVVWSFGLNRNIPVKNLTDNNRKLIMYACAHVGVLYDYEANRQHILQGHANPLTCTCISEDKRWLATGDKGKDSMVIIWDTYTGVPVQTIFDDDQEGGVVAMAMTPDARYLATLSSAKKQILAIWDWTVDGENPMCTAELKPNYGVQNFIKFNEEDIHYLVTNSDSQVIFYHWSDKHMEYFAPPLTDQDFNKPVGRYSQSIFQRNSSRVYSGTSIGNLVVWDNNKPVTKLKSMELSANKKALKIIRLQDRGINVLQTTEKYIVVGDMAGHVKFFDESLKLVHWYQDFHLGPITSVSFAYNTDFQAVAKEGTNYPPDATIEAKKFVIKDFVVGSSIAIVGSITADGTKVKVIHREHDAAIHALTAHPRQPYIVIGSYSGMLKIWDYEKKHVMVTRTFERGNLIRCCSYDPKGAYIAVGFVNGSVRILDSITLQDEIAEPFRYARDAITHIAFSHDSKFLATADAEFTMTLFRRQRGGAEPYMYLGRYRAHYKPIKDIMFGVHLDTDQPRLLSLGMDRVLVEYDLENSDQDDIRISSTDRIEQSAVPQCMAWYPPITKEHFIVTANDQFKFKLYNATTKMCRKTLLGPTYGSPIQKLCVLPTKDPARDKRYVVYITKYKVGLHILPLDGNPHNAMALIAHPAEVANMACSHDGKYIFTSGGTDSTVHMWEINLKALEAQSNLGGEDLVPFYGLLEGGREGELFAELEDYFYYAQIRNKGVNDMGRREVTTKIPLSEVPFVMRAMGFYPSEQEIEDMLNEVKFSRYVETGQYVDSIDLGEFIKLYTNHRPAFGLDPEKLIEAFDILGVASHKGSAIERGDLLDYLQTKGEHMTEYELAEYLTTLLGFNAEGGSSELQEFDSSQAGDIIDQNLPHQITADMFSKEVLGFSMYNETPQSEM; encoded by the exons ATGGCGGACGAAGCGGGACAAAGTGCACCTGTAACACAAGAAGAAGAACAAAAACAAGATGAAATCGTTACTGAACCAGCAAAGGAAGGAGAAGCTCAAGAAGAGAAGAGTGAGGAAACTGAGGCTAAAGTAGAGGAAACCCAGCAGCAACAAGAAACGGAGAAAGTAGATGCCGAACCACCAACTGAACAGGCTGGCACTACCGAGGAGACACCGCAAGATGTAAATGAAAATGCTGGAGGTACTCAAGAAGAAGGCAAAGAAGGTGAACAGCAACAAGAAAGTAACGCAGATTTACCGACAGAACAGACAGTCCAAGAGACAACAGAAGTTACTGGGGAGGAGGGACAGGTACAGAAAGAAGCATCTGAAATAGAACAAGAAAATAAACCTGCACCCACAGAGAAAGATGAGGAGACTGTACAGGAAACAGTGGCAGAAGAGGGTGAGAAATTAGTGCCTGTTTTCACAACCGATACTTCAATGGATGCAGATCAACCCAAACCAAGTGAAGTAAGTGAACAAGCACCAACTGAGGCTCCACAGGAGCCCTCAACCACTGAGGCCCCAACAGAGGCCCCAACAGAGGCCCCAGCTCCAACAACTGAAGCTTCCAAAGAGCCAACTCAGACTGAAGTATCTCAACAGCAGAGTGAAACAGCTGCTCCACCAGAGGTTACGAGTCCACCGACTCGTGAGAAAACATTGTCTCCTCCACCACCTACTGAAACCATGGGTACAATGAGCACACAACAGGAACCACAGCGTGAAGCTGTAATCCCAGATGCTCCGCAAATCCCTGTCATTGAACGGGAACCCTCACAGATTGAAGGCACCATGTCAAATACAGCTCTG AATGTAGTGTGGTCGTTTGGGTTGAACAGGAACATCCCAGTGAAGAACCTTACTGACAACAACAGAAAACTGATCATGTATGCCTGTGCACATGTTGGTGTATTATACGACTATGAGGCTAATCGACAACACATTCTACAGGGCCAT GCGAACCCCTTGACATGCACATGCATAAGCGAAGACAAACGGTGGCTGGCAACAGGCGACAAAGGCAAGGACAGTATGGTCATTATCTGGGACACATACACAGG AGTACCAGTGCAGACAATTTTTGATGATGATCAGGAAGGTGGTGTTGTTGCCATGGCAATGACTCCTGATGCGCGTTACCTAGCAACACTTAGTTCTGCCAAGAAACAG ATACTGGCTATATGGGACTGGACCGTTGATGGAGAAAACCCTATGTGTACAGCTGAATTGAAGCCAAACTATGGCGTCCAAAACTTCATCAAATTTAACGAAGAGGATATTCATTATTTGGTGACAAACAGTGACTCACAAGTTATTTTCTACCACTGG AGTGACAAGCACATGGAATATTTTGCTCCTCCACTTACTGATCAAGATTTCAACAAACCTGTTGGTCGCTACAGTCAGTCCATCTTCCAGCGGAACAGTTCTCGAGTTTACTCCGGAACCTCCATAGGAAACCTCGTTGTTTGGGACAATAACAAACCagtcacaaaat TGAAAAGTATGGAGCTTTCCGCCAACAAAAAGGCTCTGAAAATAATAAGGCTTCAGGACAGAGGAATCAACGTCCTCCAAACTACAGAAAA ATACATAGTTGTAGGAGATATGGCTGGCCATGTCAAGTTCTTCGATGAAAGTCTGAAGTTAGTTCACTG GTATCAAGATTTTCATCTTGGACCAATCACATCAGTCTCCTTTGCATACAATACTGATTTCCAAGCAGT AGCCAAAGAAGGAACAAACTATCCTCCAGATGCTACAATTGAGGCCAAAAAGTTTGTCATCAAAGATTTCGTTGTTGGCAGTAGCATCGCAATCGTCGGAAGTATTACAGCTGATGGcaccaaggtcaag GTGATACACAGAGAACATGATGCAGCTATTCACGCCCTTACAGCTCATCCTAGAca ACCATACATTGTGATCGGGAGTTACTCTGGTATGCTGAAGATTTGGGATTACGAAAAAAA GCATGTGATGGTCACTAGAACTTTTGAAAGAGGGAATCTGATTCGCTGTTGCTCTTATGATCCAAAAGGAGCTTATATTG CTGTTGGTTTTGTGAACGGTTCAGTAAGGATATTGGATTCTATCACATTACAAGATGAAATTGCTGAACCATTCCGATACGCACGAGATGCGATAACACACATCGCTTTCTCTCATGATTCCAAGTTCCTTGCTACAGCA GATGCAGAGTTCACAATGACTTTGTTCCGAAGACAAAGAGGAGGTGCAGAGCCTTACATGTACCTTGGTCGGTACCGCGCCCACTACAAACCCATCAAAGATATCATGTTCGGAGTTCATCTCGATACTGACCAGCCTCGTCTTCTTTCCCTTGGAATGGACAGAGTGCTG GTAGAGTACGACCTTGAAAATAGTGACCAAGACGACATTCGGATCTCGAGTACCGATAGGATAGAACAAAGCGCTGTCCCGCAGTGTATGGCCTGGTATCCACCAATCACAAAAGAGCATTTTATTGTTACAGCCAATGATCAG TTTAAATTCAAGCTGTACAATGCCACAACAAAAATGTGCAGGAAGACGTTACTTGGTCCAACATATGGTAGCCCAATCCAAAA ACTGTGTGTACTACCAACCAAAGATCCTGCCAGGGACAAGCGTTATGTAGTGTATATCACCAAATACAAGGTCGGATTACACATCTTACCATTAGACGGCAACCCACACAACGCCATGGCTTTGATAGCACATCCTGCAGAG GTAGCAAATATGGCCTGTAGTCACGATGGAAAATACATCTTTACCTCTGGAGGGACAGACTCTACGGTTCACATGTGGGAGATCAACCTCAA AGCATTAGAAGCACAGTCTAACCTTGGAGGCGAGGATCTAGTACCATTCTATGGGCTTTTAGAGGGTGGGAGAGAAGGGGAGCTGTTTGCTGAGCTTGAAGACTATTTCTACTATGCACAGATCAGAAA TAAAGGTGTAAATGATATGGGaagaagggaggtaactacaAAGATACCACTTTCTGAAGTTCCATTTGTTATGAGAGCTATGGGATTTTACCCCTCAGAGCAAGAG ATAGAAGATATGCTGAATGAGGTGAAATTTAGTCGATATGTGGAGACAGGGCAATATGTTGACTCCATCGATCTTGGAGAATTCATCAAGT tatacacaAATCATCGCCCTGCCTTTGGCCTTGATCCTGAGAAGTTGATTGAAGCCTTTGATATCCTTGGTGTGGCTTCACATAAAGGCAGTGCCATTGAGAGGGGAGATCTTCTCGACTATTTACAAACTAAAG GTGAGCATATGACAGAGTATGAACTAGCAGAATATTTGACTACATTGCTGGGCTTTAACGCTGAAGGTGGCAGCAGTGAGCTACAGGAGTTTGACTCGTCACAAGCTGGTGACATTATCGACCAGAATCTGCCACATCAGATCACAGCAGACATGTTCTCCAAGGAAGTGCTAGGATTCTCCATGTACAATGAGACACCACAAAGTGAAATGTAA
- the LOC138332001 gene encoding N-acetylglucosaminyl-phosphatidylinositol de-N-acetylase-like: MAGNMTADFLVFLSKHQDEITTYVVYPYLILAVVVYLVFGSIRSFNYRTISASVPQKILLITAHPDDECMFMSPVVLALVREGHLVSVLCLTTGNYYGLGERRKEELFQSCELLGVGRQQVKIENNCLYPDNPSVTWDEEAVSERMRSTIYSIQPNAVITFDSSGVSGHGNHKAVYSALMSMCSKGILPQNSRVFCLNSVNILRKYVSFLDLPLSYVISRNIYISSPLAVLKSWRAMFAHRSQLTWFRILYLIFSRYMLINTLTEVCHHGDC, encoded by the exons atggcgggAAACATGACAGCGGACTTCCTAgtgtttttatcaaaacatcAAGACGAAATTACAACTTACGTTGTATATCCTTATTTGATCTTAGCAGTCGTCGTGTATCTAGTGTTTGGAAGTATAAGGagttttaattatagaacaatTTCTGCGTCTGTGCCTCAGAAAATCCTGCTAATCACCGCTCATCCAGATGACGAATGCATGTTTATGTCTCCCGTTGTACTGGCCCTTGTACGAGAGGGACATTTAGTTAGCGTATTGTGTCTTACTACAG GAAATTATTATGGCTTGGGAGAACGTCGTAAAGAAGAACTATTCCAAAGCTGTGAGTTGTTGGGAGTTGGCAGACAACAGGTCAAGATAGAGAATAACTG CTTATATCCAGACAATCCATCTGTAACTTGGGACGAGGAAGCTGTTAGTGAGAGGATGAGATCTACAATCTATTCTATACAGCCGAATGCA GTGATTACATTTGACTCCAGCGGTGTCAGTGGACATGGTAATCATAAAGCAGTTTACTCTGCTCTAAT GAGTATGTGCAGCAAAGGGATCCTGCCTCAGA ATTCCAGAGTGTTCTGTTTGAACAGTGTGAATATCCTCCGGAAGTATGTCTCCTTCCTTGACCTTCCTCTGTCCTATGTGATTTCCCGGAACATCTACATTTCCTCACCATTAGCAGTCCTGAAATCATGG AGAGCCATGTTTGCTCACAGAAGTCAGCTGACCTGGTTCCGTATCCTGTACCTCATCTTTTCGCGTTACATGCTGATTAACACCCTCACTGAAGTCTGTCACCATGGAGACTgctaa